The following coding sequences lie in one Glycine max cultivar Williams 82 chromosome 19, Glycine_max_v4.0, whole genome shotgun sequence genomic window:
- the LOC100137078 gene encoding KS-type dehydrin SLTI629 codes for MSGIIHKIGETLHVGGHKKEEEHKGEHHAGEYKGEHHGEHSSEYKGEHHGEHKAGEYHGEHKPEHKEGFLDKVKDKIHGEGGAAEGEKKKKEKKKKEHGHEHGHDSSSSSDSD; via the coding sequence ATGTCAGGGATCATTCACAAGATTGGGGAGACCCTTCATGTGGGAGGGCACAAGAAGGAGGAGGAGCATAAGGGTGAGCACCATGCTGGAGAATACAAAGGGGAGCACCATGGTGAACACAGTAGTGAGTACAAAGGAGAGCATCATGGTGAACACAAAGCTGGAGAGTACCATGGTGAGCACAAGCCAGAGCACAAAGAGGGGTTCCTAGACAAAGTCAAGGACAAGATCCATGGTGAGGGCGGCGCCGCCGAGGgcgagaagaagaagaaggagaagaagaagaaggagcatGGCCATGAGCATGGCCAtgacagcagcagcagcagtgaCAGTGATTAA
- the LOC100783299 gene encoding uncharacterized protein isoform X1 encodes MAMKLKYLSSIAEDVIKRCSQKLDTSVEKLVVDFEGGWHPEMGNYCRKLVEFCSGKAVSELCHNIEGNINDGSFSRLTYDMMLAWERPSYYDEEDTTENVAKEKEERKITLNTTQEQDDIPLFYSDIMPLLVNNEPNVGEDAFVWLGSLVPLVADVANGRFTFESLTAPTGNRLHFPAYDMFLKEMDKCIRHLQKHATPNGVELAEDEYILHVDGTASTQRVVRHIGSTSWPGRLTLTNYSLYFEASGVIRYEDALKIDLSKNIEQSVEPAATGPWGAQLYDKAIIYDSTDLSETVVLEFPELTSSTRRDHWLALVREIMFLHQFLSKYQIKCPIQTWELHARTILGIVRLQAAREMLRISPPVPTKFLIFSLYDEIPKGDYVLEELADSLKKGNNGQSCSASSILRSMNISKTVDSCIITDEASQADGSVNVVDDSPLLEAAIKQSREEEKEILIAKATTEKLKDEGVIDSVLVITELLKPLKHVVPWFQEIFTWERPIITLAVLAASLMIIYMEWVGKTFAAFLIWAIIKMLDARKKKIREKCYEIVISRSSMASDQSTMESIVSAQHGLYTIHDMMQIANIAMLKIWSILISKADKHANLVMVAMSGLAILLAVIPFKFFLMALILQSFTMTLGKSSGSGTGNRRLREWWDSIPIVPIRVVDDVPNTVDAK; translated from the exons ATGGCGATGAAACTCAAATATCTGTCTTCCATTGCCGAGGATGTCATCAAGAGATGTTCACA GAAACTGGACACTTCGGTAGAGAAATTGGTGGTGGATTTTGAAGGGGGGTGGCACCCTGAAATGGGAAACTATTGCAGAAAATTAGTTGAATTTTGCAGTGGGAAGGCTGTGAGTGAATTGTGCCACAACATAGAGGGAAACATCAACGATGGCTCATTTAGCAGGTTGACATATGACATGATGCTTGCTTGGGAGAGACCTAGCTACTACGATGAAGAAGATACCACG GAGAATgtagcaaaggagaaagaagaaaggaagaTAACTTTGAATACCACTCAAGAACAGGATGATATCCCTCTTTTTTATTCAGACATCATGCCCCTCCTT GTTAATAATGAGCCCAATGTTGGAGAAGATGCATTTGTATGGTTGGGATCATTAGTACCTTTAGTTGCAGATGTAGCAAATGGAAGGTTTACTTTTGAATCTCTTACAGCACCGACAGGCAATCGACTACATTTTCCAGCATACGACATGTTCTTAAAAGAAATGGACAA GTGCATACGACATTTGCAGAAACATGCAACACCAAATGGGGTGGAACTGGCTGAGGATGAATATATATTACATGTAGATGGAACAGCCAGCACTCAGAGAGTAGTTCGCCACATTGGATCAACAAGTTGGCCTG GTAGGCTTACACTGACCAATTACTCTCTTTACTTTGAGGCTTCCGGAGTAATAAGGTATGAAGATGCTCTCAAAATAGACCTCTCCAAGAATATTGAGCAGAGTGTTGAACCTGCTGCCACAGGTCCATGGGGAGCACAACTTTATGACAAAGCCATAATCTATGATTCAACTGATTT ATCAGAGACAGTTGTACTGGAGTTTCCAGAGCTTACGAGTTCCACGAGACGTGATCATTGGCTTGCACTAGTCAGAGAAATAATGTTTCTCCACCAGTTTTTATCAAAGTACCAGATAAAATGTCCAATACAAACATGGGAGCTGCATGCAAGGACAATCTTGGGAATTGTAAGGCTGCAAGCAGCAAGAGAAATGCTAAGAATATCACCTCCTGTCCCAACaaaattcttaatattttcCTTATATGACGAGATACCAAAGGGAGATTATGTGCTAGAAGAGCTTGCTGATAGCCTCAAAAAGGGCAATAATGGACAGTCATGTAGTGCAAGTTCTATCCTTAGAAGTATGAACATTTCTAAGACTGTAGATTCGTGTATAATAACAGATGAGGCAAGCCAAGCAGATGGAAGTGTTAATGTTGTAGACGATAGTCCCTTATTGGAGGCTGCTATCAAACAATCTAGGgaggaagaaaaggaaattCTCATTGCTAAAGCTACCACTGAAAAATTAAAGGATGAAGGAGTCATTGACAGTGTTTTGGTTATAACG GAACTACTGAAGCCACTTAAACATGTAGTCCCTTGGTTTCAAGAAATATTCACATGGGAGAGACCAATAATTACTCTTGCTGTTCTTGCTGCATCCCTGATGATCATCTATAT GGAATGGGTTGGCAAGACATTTGCAGCTTTCTTGATTTGGGCAATAATAAAGATGCTTGATGCAAGAAAAAAGAAGATTCGTGAGAAATGCTACGAGATAGTTATCAGTAGATCCAGTATGGCTTCTGATCAATCTACGATGGAGAGCATTGTCTCGGCCCAGCATGGATTGTACACAATtcatgacatgatgcagataGCAAACATAGCAATGCTAAAGATATGGTCAATACTTATTTCAAAGGCTGATAAG CATGCAAATCTAGTGATGGTGGCAATGAGTGGATTGGCTATCTTATTGGCAGTAATTCCATTCAAATTCTTCCTTATGGCTCTCATTCTCCAAAGCTTCACTATGACATTAGGAAAGTCTTCTGGAAGTGGAACAGGGAATAGACGATTGAGGGAATGGTGGGATTCAATACCAATTGTTCCTATTCGTGTAGTAGACGATGTTCCTAACACTGTTGATGCTAAATAA
- the LOC100783299 gene encoding uncharacterized protein isoform X2 — MAMKLKYLSSIAEDVIKRCSQKLDTSVEKLVVDFEGGWHPEMGNYCRKLVEFCSGKAVSELCHNIEGNINDGSFSRLTYDMMLAWERPSYYDEEDTTENVAKEKEERKITLNTTQEQDDIPLFYSDIMPLLVNNEPNVGEDAFVWLGSLVPLVADVANGRFTFESLTAPTGNRLHFPAYDMFLKEMDKCIRHLQKHATPNGVELAEDEYILHVDGTASTQRVVRHIGSTSWPGPWGAQLYDKAIIYDSTDLSETVVLEFPELTSSTRRDHWLALVREIMFLHQFLSKYQIKCPIQTWELHARTILGIVRLQAAREMLRISPPVPTKFLIFSLYDEIPKGDYVLEELADSLKKGNNGQSCSASSILRSMNISKTVDSCIITDEASQADGSVNVVDDSPLLEAAIKQSREEEKEILIAKATTEKLKDEGVIDSVLVITELLKPLKHVVPWFQEIFTWERPIITLAVLAASLMIIYMEWVGKTFAAFLIWAIIKMLDARKKKIREKCYEIVISRSSMASDQSTMESIVSAQHGLYTIHDMMQIANIAMLKIWSILISKADKHANLVMVAMSGLAILLAVIPFKFFLMALILQSFTMTLGKSSGSGTGNRRLREWWDSIPIVPIRVVDDVPNTVDAK; from the exons ATGGCGATGAAACTCAAATATCTGTCTTCCATTGCCGAGGATGTCATCAAGAGATGTTCACA GAAACTGGACACTTCGGTAGAGAAATTGGTGGTGGATTTTGAAGGGGGGTGGCACCCTGAAATGGGAAACTATTGCAGAAAATTAGTTGAATTTTGCAGTGGGAAGGCTGTGAGTGAATTGTGCCACAACATAGAGGGAAACATCAACGATGGCTCATTTAGCAGGTTGACATATGACATGATGCTTGCTTGGGAGAGACCTAGCTACTACGATGAAGAAGATACCACG GAGAATgtagcaaaggagaaagaagaaaggaagaTAACTTTGAATACCACTCAAGAACAGGATGATATCCCTCTTTTTTATTCAGACATCATGCCCCTCCTT GTTAATAATGAGCCCAATGTTGGAGAAGATGCATTTGTATGGTTGGGATCATTAGTACCTTTAGTTGCAGATGTAGCAAATGGAAGGTTTACTTTTGAATCTCTTACAGCACCGACAGGCAATCGACTACATTTTCCAGCATACGACATGTTCTTAAAAGAAATGGACAA GTGCATACGACATTTGCAGAAACATGCAACACCAAATGGGGTGGAACTGGCTGAGGATGAATATATATTACATGTAGATGGAACAGCCAGCACTCAGAGAGTAGTTCGCCACATTGGATCAACAAGTTGGCCTG GTCCATGGGGAGCACAACTTTATGACAAAGCCATAATCTATGATTCAACTGATTT ATCAGAGACAGTTGTACTGGAGTTTCCAGAGCTTACGAGTTCCACGAGACGTGATCATTGGCTTGCACTAGTCAGAGAAATAATGTTTCTCCACCAGTTTTTATCAAAGTACCAGATAAAATGTCCAATACAAACATGGGAGCTGCATGCAAGGACAATCTTGGGAATTGTAAGGCTGCAAGCAGCAAGAGAAATGCTAAGAATATCACCTCCTGTCCCAACaaaattcttaatattttcCTTATATGACGAGATACCAAAGGGAGATTATGTGCTAGAAGAGCTTGCTGATAGCCTCAAAAAGGGCAATAATGGACAGTCATGTAGTGCAAGTTCTATCCTTAGAAGTATGAACATTTCTAAGACTGTAGATTCGTGTATAATAACAGATGAGGCAAGCCAAGCAGATGGAAGTGTTAATGTTGTAGACGATAGTCCCTTATTGGAGGCTGCTATCAAACAATCTAGGgaggaagaaaaggaaattCTCATTGCTAAAGCTACCACTGAAAAATTAAAGGATGAAGGAGTCATTGACAGTGTTTTGGTTATAACG GAACTACTGAAGCCACTTAAACATGTAGTCCCTTGGTTTCAAGAAATATTCACATGGGAGAGACCAATAATTACTCTTGCTGTTCTTGCTGCATCCCTGATGATCATCTATAT GGAATGGGTTGGCAAGACATTTGCAGCTTTCTTGATTTGGGCAATAATAAAGATGCTTGATGCAAGAAAAAAGAAGATTCGTGAGAAATGCTACGAGATAGTTATCAGTAGATCCAGTATGGCTTCTGATCAATCTACGATGGAGAGCATTGTCTCGGCCCAGCATGGATTGTACACAATtcatgacatgatgcagataGCAAACATAGCAATGCTAAAGATATGGTCAATACTTATTTCAAAGGCTGATAAG CATGCAAATCTAGTGATGGTGGCAATGAGTGGATTGGCTATCTTATTGGCAGTAATTCCATTCAAATTCTTCCTTATGGCTCTCATTCTCCAAAGCTTCACTATGACATTAGGAAAGTCTTCTGGAAGTGGAACAGGGAATAGACGATTGAGGGAATGGTGGGATTCAATACCAATTGTTCCTATTCGTGTAGTAGACGATGTTCCTAACACTGTTGATGCTAAATAA